The Actinosynnema mirum DSM 43827 genomic interval CACGTCGAAGAAGTCCGTCCAGGCCCCGCCGGGGATGCCGCCGATCTTCTCGGCCACCCGCCGGGTGAGCTCGTGCCCGACCGGGTTCCACACCTCGTTGCGCTCCCCCTCCCCCGGCCCCGAGGTCAGCCCCCGGCCGAACGGGCCGCGCCTGCCCCTGGTGGTGAGGGAGGTGTCGGTGTTCTGCATGAACAGCAGCGCGACGGACCGCTCCGACCAGCGCCTGGGGTTCAGCAGGCGGGGCAGGTCGCGGCGCTGCTCGACGAGCCGGTCCAGGCCGCTGCGCCAGCGCGCCCTGCCGGGCTCGGGGTCGGCGAGCACGGTCATGAGCAGGCCCATGACGTTGCTGCCGCGCCCGTAGCGGACCGGTTCCACGTGGGTCCGCGGGTCCGGGTGCACCGAGGAGGTGATCGCGACGCCGCGCGAGTAGTCGACGTCGTCGGTGCGGGCCTTGACCGCGAGCACGGCCTCGGCGTTGGTGCGGGAGAGCACGCCCAGGCGCGCGGAGATACCCGGCAGCACGCCCCGGTCGCGCAGCGAGTGCAGCAGCCGCTGGGTGCCCATGGCGGCGGCGGAGAACACGACCTGGCCCGCGGTGAGCACCTCGGTGCGCCACGGCCTGCCGGTGCGGTGGGCGCGCACCTCGTAGCCGCCCGCGACCGGGCGCACGTCGGTGACCGTGGTCAGCGGGTGCACGGTCGCGCCCGCGCGCTCGGCCAGGTGCAGGTAGTTCTTGGTCACCGTGTTCTTGGCGTTGTGCCTGCACCCGGTCATGCACTCGCCGCAGTGCGTGCACCCGGCGCGCTCGGGCCCGACGCCGCCGAAGAACGGGTCGGCCACCCGCTGGCCGGGGCGCTCGGCGAAGAACACGCCGACGCGGGAGCGGTGGTAGGTGGAGCCGACGCCGAGGTCGTCGGCGACCGCGCGCAGCACCCGGTCCGCCGGGGTGGTCAGCGGGTTCTCCACGACCCCGAGCATCCGCTCCGCCTGGTCGTACCAGCGGCCCAGCTCGGCCTTCCAGTCGGCGGTGCCGCTCCACGCGGGCGCGGTGAAGAAGTGCTCGCCGGGCCGGTAGAGGGTGTTGGCGTAGACCAGCGAGCCGCCGCCGACGCCCGCGCCGCTGAGCACGAGCACGTCGCGCAGCAGGTCGATCCGCTGGATGCCGTAGCAGCCGACGGCCGGGGCGAACAGGTAGTCGCGCAGCCGCCAGGAGGTGCGGGCGAACTCGTGGTCGGCGAACCGGCGGCCCGCCTCCAGGACGCCGACGCGGTACCCCTTCTCGGTCAGGCGCAGCGCGCTGACCGCGCCGCCGAACCCGGAGCCGATCACCAGGACGTCGTAGTCGGGCACGGTGCTCCTCAGCGTGGTCGGGGGTCGGGGGCGCGCGGTCGGGGATCAGCGGTCGGGGGTCAGGGGCGGGTGAAGCGGAAGTGCCTCGGGTCGGGGCGCGCCGTCCTGCGCCGGTACTCCCAGACCTGGCCGGGCCAGTTGCTCACGATCCGCCCGCTCTCGACCCGGTACCAGCTGCGGCAGCGCGCCCAGGCGGTGCGGCCGAGCCGGTCCTGCACCTCGCGGTCGAACGCGTCCGCGACCTCGGGGCGGACCTCGGCGCTGCTCAGGCCGTGCGCGCGCATCCGCTCCAGCAGGGTGGTGACGTACCCGACCTGCGGCTCGACCATCTGCAGGACCGAGTTGCCGCCGAGGTTGGTGTTGGGGCCGTAGAGCACGAACAGGTTCGGGAAGCCGGGGACGGTCAGGCCGAGGTGGGCGCGGGCCCCGTCGCGCCAGCGGTCGGCCAGGAGCGCGCCGCCGCGCCCCCGGACCGCCACGGGCACGAGGAACTCGGTGGCGGCGAACCCGGTGCCGTGCACGACCACGTCGACCGGGTGCTCGACACCATCGGCCGAGCGCAGCCCGCGCGGGGTGAAACCGGCGGCGGGCGAGGTCACGAGGTCGACGTTGTCGCTGGTCAGCGCCGGGTACCAGGTGTTGGAGAACAGCACGCGCTGGCAGCCGACCGGGTGGTCGGGGACGAGCGCGGCGCGCAGCGCGGGGTCGGCGACCTGGCGGCGCAGGTGCAGGTGGAACGCGGCCTCGACGGCCTTGCCGAACGCGGGCACGGCGGTGATGGCGGCGGTGAGGAACTCCCCCGCGACCCACGTCGTGGCCCGGCCGACGGCCTGGGCGGGCGGGAACGCGCGGTAGAGGGCGGTGTGCCACCGGGTGTAGGCGCGGTCCGGCTTGGGGATGACGTGCGGCGGGGTGCGCTGGAAGACGGTCACCCGCGCGGCGACCCGGCGGATCTCCGGCACGAACTGGATCGCGCTCGCCCCGGTGCCGACGACGGCCACGCGCAGCCCGGTGAGGTCGAGGTCGTGGTCCCAGCGGGAGCTGTGGAAGACGCGGCCGGGGTAGTCGGCGGCGCCGGGCAGGTCGGGGACGGCGGGCCGGGACAGCTGGCCGACGGCGGTGACCAGGAACCGCGCGACGTGCTCGCGCCCGTCGGCCAGGGTGACCCGCCAGCGGGCGGCGGGCTCGTCGTAGTCGGCGGAGACGACCTCGGCGCCGAACCGCACGCGCGGCAGCACGCCGGTCTCGGCGGCGACGCGTCGCAGGTAGGCGTGGATGTCGGCCTGCCCGGAGTAGCGGCGCGGCCAGCCCGGCTCGGGGGCGAAGGAGAACGAGTAGAGCGAGGACGGCACGTCGCACGCGGCCCCCGGATAGGTGTTGTCCCGCCACACCCCGCCCACGTCCCGCGCCTTCTCCAGCACCAGCGCGCTGAACCCGGCGCGCAACGCCGAGGCGGCCATGCCGATCCCGGCGAAGCCCGCACCCACCACGATCACGTCGACGTCGTCGTCCACGTGCCGAGGCTAAGCCGGGTGCACCCCATCGGCTCAAGACAATCGGGGCCGCGGAATCCACAATTCCGGCCATGCCCCCTCTCGCCGACCCGGCCGTGCGGCACTGGGACTTCCCGCGCGGCGTCGCGGGCGTGGCGCTGCTGGTCCGGTTCGGGGTCGAGCGCGGGCTCGCCGAGACCGACCTGCTGGCGGGCAGCGGGCTGGTGGCGGCGGACCTGGTCGACCCGGACGGGGAGGTCAGCGCGCACCAGGAGCTGCGGGTGGTGCGGGCGCTCGCGGAGGCGCTGCCCGACGCGGGCGTCGAGCTGGGCGGGAGGTACCACGCGACCACGTTCGGGGTGCTCGGGTTCGCGTTCCTGAGCAGCCGGAGCGTGCGGGACGCGGTGGACGTGGCGCTGCGGTTCCTGGACCTGAGCTTCGCGTTCTGCATCCCGAGCGCGTCGGTGTCGGACGGGGTGGTGCGGGTGCTGCTGGACACCGCCGGGCTGCCGGACCCGGTGGGGCGGTTCCTGGCCGAGCGGGACCTGGCGGCGGTGCACTCGGTGATCGGCGAGCTGCTGCCGGGCGGGTTGCCGCTGCGCTCGGTGGTGTTCGGGTTCCCGGAGCCGGGCGAGGTGGCCGTCCACGAGCGGGTGTTCGGGCTGCGGCCGGTGTTCGGGGCGCCGGTGACGGCGGCGGTGTACGACGCGGGCCTGCTGGACCGGCCGCTGCCGCAGGCCGACCCGCACACCGTGGCGGCGTGCGAGGCGCAGTGCCGCAGGCTGGTGGCGCGGCGGCGCGAGCGGGGCGGGATCGCGCACGAGGTGCGGGAGCGGCTGGCCGGGCCGGGCGCGCTGGACTGCGGCATGGACCGGGTGGCGCGGGAGCTGTCGGTGAGCACCCGGACGCTGCGGCGCAGGCTCGCCGGGGCGGGGACGAGCTACCGGGAGCTGCTGGACGAGGTGCGGGAGGCGCTGGCCGAGCGGTTGCTGCGGGGCGGGGCGCTGTCGGTGGAGGAGGCGGCGCGGCGGCTCGGGTACGCGGAGGCGTCGAGCTTCATCCACGCGTTCAAGCGCTGGAAGGGCGTGACGCCCGCGACGTGGCGCGGGGGCGATCAGCCGAGCAGCACGAGCCCCGCCGAGTAGATCCCGCCGCCGCCGAGCACGCCCAGCACCGCGCCGCCGCACACCTGGCCGGTGGTGTGGTCGCCCAGCTCGACCCGCGACCAGGCCACCAGCGCGGACGCCGCCCACAGCAGCGCCCACCACGGGCCGCTCTGGATGGCCAGGATCGCGATCGCGCCGAACGCG includes:
- a CDS encoding GMC oxidoreductase — protein: MPDYDVLVIGSGFGGAVSALRLTEKGYRVGVLEAGRRFADHEFARTSWRLRDYLFAPAVGCYGIQRIDLLRDVLVLSGAGVGGGSLVYANTLYRPGEHFFTAPAWSGTADWKAELGRWYDQAERMLGVVENPLTTPADRVLRAVADDLGVGSTYHRSRVGVFFAERPGQRVADPFFGGVGPERAGCTHCGECMTGCRHNAKNTVTKNYLHLAERAGATVHPLTTVTDVRPVAGGYEVRAHRTGRPWRTEVLTAGQVVFSAAAMGTQRLLHSLRDRGVLPGISARLGVLSRTNAEAVLAVKARTDDVDYSRGVAITSSVHPDPRTHVEPVRYGRGSNVMGLLMTVLADPEPGRARWRSGLDRLVEQRRDLPRLLNPRRWSERSVALLFMQNTDTSLTTRGRRGPFGRGLTSGPGEGERNEVWNPVGHELTRRVAEKIGGIPGGAWTDFFDVPLTGHFIGGCGIGASAESGVVDAYHRVFGHEGLHVVDGSTIPANLGVNPSLTITAMAERAMSLWPNKGEPDPRPPLGEVYRAVRPIAPRHPVVPPTAPAALLPITPV
- a CDS encoding flavin-containing monooxygenase; translated protein: MDDDVDVIVVGAGFAGIGMAASALRAGFSALVLEKARDVGGVWRDNTYPGAACDVPSSLYSFSFAPEPGWPRRYSGQADIHAYLRRVAAETGVLPRVRFGAEVVSADYDEPAARWRVTLADGREHVARFLVTAVGQLSRPAVPDLPGAADYPGRVFHSSRWDHDLDLTGLRVAVVGTGASAIQFVPEIRRVAARVTVFQRTPPHVIPKPDRAYTRWHTALYRAFPPAQAVGRATTWVAGEFLTAAITAVPAFGKAVEAAFHLHLRRQVADPALRAALVPDHPVGCQRVLFSNTWYPALTSDNVDLVTSPAAGFTPRGLRSADGVEHPVDVVVHGTGFAATEFLVPVAVRGRGGALLADRWRDGARAHLGLTVPGFPNLFVLYGPNTNLGGNSVLQMVEPQVGYVTTLLERMRAHGLSSAEVRPEVADAFDREVQDRLGRTAWARCRSWYRVESGRIVSNWPGQVWEYRRRTARPDPRHFRFTRP
- a CDS encoding AraC family transcriptional regulator, whose translation is MPPLADPAVRHWDFPRGVAGVALLVRFGVERGLAETDLLAGSGLVAADLVDPDGEVSAHQELRVVRALAEALPDAGVELGGRYHATTFGVLGFAFLSSRSVRDAVDVALRFLDLSFAFCIPSASVSDGVVRVLLDTAGLPDPVGRFLAERDLAAVHSVIGELLPGGLPLRSVVFGFPEPGEVAVHERVFGLRPVFGAPVTAAVYDAGLLDRPLPQADPHTVAACEAQCRRLVARRRERGGIAHEVRERLAGPGALDCGMDRVARELSVSTRTLRRRLAGAGTSYRELLDEVREALAERLLRGGALSVEEAARRLGYAEASSFIHAFKRWKGVTPATWRGGDQPSSTSPAE